A portion of the Ascochyta rabiei chromosome 13, complete sequence genome contains these proteins:
- a CDS encoding Protein S-acyltransferase translates to MATLGSPSPPSSPSRTMRPRAWARKVERYCCNTITYFPLLFVYGLTTWACWVEVSIGLVPSKNAWTGHFTSALGFVLYCLLTWSYTTAVFADPGSPLNTRNGYSNLPAQEGGGMHYTSFTVKASDGGVRFCNKCRSHKPDRAHHCSTCKRCVLKMDHHCPWLATCVGLRNYKAFLLFLLYLTFFCWLCFATSATWVWSEILSDSQYTDSFMPINHVLLAVLSGIIGLVITGFTAWHLWLTLRGQTTIESLEKTRYLSPLRQAMKHNLDDRNYLDAHANGRLSIGDQLRDIHANALPGVTRPEEGETPSRSPPPPHAYPNPNATATAIATANANGYSHTAYSSYEHRERQQYQDRYDNYLDERDNEQLPNAFDLGWKRNLAHVFGPSPIKWFLPIINTTGDGWSWEPSPKWLAARDRIRQDRQLEEQQQKQRERAAGWGIDTPTEAEFRRVGRVAQGWQPGGYNPPSPRVSYRHADQTQYLSATKTGTVTAHRDGRRSPSKADQILGREQDMYADGDVPLQTIETKKKYDQYNYISEDDDDDEYQVSSDEQAADRRVRTQTKTVPQTKNWNDLPEGFLDAPRKGKKSSSRERGAKDWDEWR, encoded by the exons ATGGCCACGCTGGGCTCGCCCTCTCCCCCCTCGTCCCCCTCGCGCACCATGCGCCCGCGCGCCTGGGCCCGCAAGGTCGAGCGCTACTGCTGCAACACCATCACCTACTTCCCCCTGCTGTTCGTCTACGGCCTGACCACTTGGGCCTGCTGGGTCGAGGTCAGCATTGGCCTCGTGCCCTCGAAGAATGCCTGGACCG GCCACTTCACCTCCGCCCTCGGCTTCGTCCTCTACTGCCTGCTCACCTGGAGCTACACCACCGCCGTCTTCGCCGACCCCGGCTCGCCCCTCAACACCCGCAATGGCTACAGCAACCTGCCCGCCCAGGAAGGCGGCGGCATGCACTACACCTCCTTCACCGTAAAGGCGTCCGACGGCGGCGTCCGCTTCTGCAACAAGTGCCGCTCCCACAAGCCCGACCGCGCCCACCACTGCTCCACCTGCAAGCGCTGCGTCCTGAAGATGGACCACCACTGCCCCTGGCTGGCCACGTGCGTCGGCCTGCGCAACTACAAGGCCTTCCTGCTGTTCCTGCTGTACCTCACCTTCTTCTGCTGGCTCTGCTTCGCCACCTCCGCCACGTGGGTGTGGTCCGAGATCCTGTCCGACAGCCAGTACACCGACTCCTTCATGCCCATCAACCACGTTCTGCTCGCCGTCCTCTCCGGCATCATCGGCCTCGTCATCACCGGCTTCACCGCATGGCACCTGTGGCTCACGCTCCGGGGCCAGACCACCATTGAAAGCCTCGAGAAGACGCGCTACCTGTCGCCCCTCCGCCAGGCCATGAAGCACAACCTCGACGACCGCAACTACCTCGACGCCCACGCCAACGGCCGCCTGAGCATCGGCGACCAGCTGCGCGACATCCACGCCAACGCACTCCCCGGCGTCACACGTCCGGAAGAAGGCGAGACGCCCTCGCGCTCCCCACCGCCCCCTCATGCGTACCCCAACCCCaacgccaccgccaccgccatcgccaccgccaacgccaacggcTACTCGCACACAGCCTACAGCTCGTACGAGCACCGAGAACGCCAGCAGTACCAGGACCGCTACGACAACTACCTCGACGAACGAGACAACGAGCAGCTGCCAAACGCTTTCGACCTGGGATGGAAACGCAACCTCGCCCACGTCTTCGGTCCCTCGCCCATCAAATGGTTCCTTCCCATCATCAACACCACCGGCGACGGCTGGTCCTGGGAACCGAGCCCCAAGTGGCTCGCAGCGCGCGACCGCATACGCCAGGACCGCCAACTCGAGGAGCAGCAACAGAAGCAGCGCGAGCGCGCCGCTGGCTGGGGCATCGACACCCCCACCGAAGCAGAGTTCAGGCGCGTCGGTCGCGTCGCTCAGGGCTGGCAGCCGGGCGGTTACAATCCGCCCTCTCCACGTGTATCCTACCGCCACGCCGACCAGACCCAATACCTCTCCGCGACCAAAACCGGCACAGTCACAGCACACCGCGACGGACGCCGCAGCCCGAGCAAAGCAGACCAGATCCTGGGTAGAGAGCAGGACATGTATGCGGATGGCGATGTGCCGCTTCAGACCATCGAGACGAAGAAAAAGTACGATCAGTACAACTACATCTcggaagacgacgacgacgacgagtaCCAAGTCAGCAGCGATGAGCAGGCTGCCGACCGCCGGGTCAGGACACAGACCAAGACGGTACCGCAGACCAAGAACTGGAACGATCTCCCCGAGGGCTTCCTCGACGCACCGAGAAAAGGCAAGAAGAGCAGCAGCCGAGAAAGAGGAGCCAAGGATTGGGACGAGTGGAGGTAG
- a CDS encoding Clr6 histone deacetylase associated PHD protein-2 Cph2 — MAVLTRREQVGPYCVFDDYASPHHQQQQQPQPTSRQEPPPPPPPPLLRTPTDDSMEDPMMSSDFPFGGMRGPWLSTAGDDMTLAAPANDLTSWNEWMQYNPAAASQNPQPSQPPPMTEAQATAVPISAPMYAPSGVPFTFGGSVDMPAAFDFNGNALSSPSTVDPHQQNGFYSPPMWQQQPPPPPQPQQALYTPTPFVHPGPPASTPSLHHSPGSLHNGTSSSHSSPEPATSSKKRKSTEDTEDLDEPPSSKKGASQPPKKTAHNMIEKRYRTNLNDKIAALRDSVPSLRVMSRPNGTDEDDDPEDLEGLTPAHKLNKATVLSKATEYIRHLEKRNKRLADEVATLKGRIESYEKMAISGPMTLHGSVGTPEASRFQEDPFAHHMPMAGPPQGMIPVPDNIRALQQGLPPQQHYAHAYPQYTAQPRQAPGPPMVNGRRSSAMMGKLMVGSLAGLMILEGFSAREQPQEELSGRGLFALPINLASILSPTTSLGATTAQIPIAKLLLVFGAFFYLFAPLLTPKPKLKKKSLPAFLLAPAPSLASPVEVRRKAWLTAIQTVWVPQHNFALELAALLLKTLKLSTRRIIGWHGYAYLTGTTKDQEVARVKAWNIALDAQLTGGDAEISKSRLVLSLMASGTLPDTPARLMLKALHTRVLLWEASSATHGGWRVVDELSAKLARSYWNAARSEHRIASHLKGTEAEPLPDHLAALIERECDEVLVPSIVQRAYNLAWNRPSAENTVVDPSMDGVVEDFAISSPLDALAAWHSSLVLNRGLAAYLAAKTVDSTLDLDLALQTAPANSQAQVRALVADAVVFDEDRDARIAKALEALPTPPSSKASETGLNLVGDATVAVDVRKALTMAKCLSLIESPHRHAHKRAIYVVNNTFLPECTTTLLGFVAGYKILVRFMEDASLQVQTSSGLERITSALRLWVGREAGRRSGLSNKARTRIVAYCVKSSKTLVGLAEVDVDDGYASASVKDDETCQ; from the coding sequence ATGGCCGTGCTGACACGGCGTGAACAGGTTGGCCCTTACTGCGTCTTCGACGACTACGCGAGTCCGCACcatcaacagcaacagcaaccgCAACCGACCAGTCGCCAAGagcctccgcctccgcccCCGCCCCCGCTGCTGAGGACGCCGACAGACGACAGCATGGAAGACCCCATGATGTCGAGCGACTTTCCCTTTGGCGGCATGCGCGGCCCCTGGCTCTCCACCGCCGGAGACGACATGACGCTCGCCGCCCCGGCCAACGACCTGACCAGCTGGAACGAGTGGATGCAGTACAACCCTGCGGCCGCCTCACAGAACCCCCAGCCGTCGCAGCCTCCTCCCATGACCGAGGCCCAGGCCACCGCCGTCCCCATCTCTGCTCCCATGTACGCTCCGTCTGGCGTGCCCTTTACCTTTGGCGGATCCGTCGACATGCCCGCCGCCTTCGACTTCAATGGCAACGCTCTGAGCTCCCCCTCCACCGTCGACCCCCACCAGCAGAACGGCTTCTACTCACCGCCCAtgtggcagcagcagccgccgccgccgccccaACCACAGCAAGCGCTCTACACACCCACCCCCTTTGTTCACCCCGGCCCGCCTGCCTCCACACCGAGCCTGCACCACAGCCCCGGCTCTCTCCACAACGGCACCTCGTCTTCGCACTCCTCACCTGAGCCCGCCACCAGttcgaagaagaggaagtcGACCGAGGACACCGAGGACTTGGATGAGCCGCCTTCGAGCAAAAAGGGTGCATCGCAGCCGCCGAAGAAGACGGCACACAACATGATCGAAAAGCGGTATCGAACCAACCTCAACGACAAGATTGCTGCCCTGCGCGACAGCGTCCCTAGCCTGCGTGTCATGTCACGACCCAACGGAACCGACGAGGACGATGACCCGGAGGACCTCGAGGGCCTCACCCCTGCTCACAAGCTGAACAAGGCTACCGTACTCTCCAAGGCTACCGAGTACATTCGCCATCTGGAGAAGCGCAACAAGCGCCTGGCCGACGAGGTCGCCACCCTGAAGGGACGCATCGAGAGCTACGAGAAGATGGCCATCTCAGGCCCCATGACCCTGCACGGATCCGTCGGTACGCCCGAGGCTAGCCGATTCCAAGAGGACCCATTCGCACACCACATGCCCATGGCCGGCCCGCCGCAGGGCATGATACCGGTTCCCGACAACATTCGCGCTCTACAGCAAGGCCTGCCGCCCCAGCAGCACTACGCCCATGCGTACCCACAGTACACTGCGCAGCCTCGTCAGGCTCCAGGTCCGCCCATGGTGAATGGACGCCGCAGCAGCGCAATGATGGGCAAGCTCATGGTAGGCTCTCTCGCCGGTCTCATGATCCTCGAAGGGTTTTCGGCCCGCGAACAGCCGCAGGAAGAGCTCTCCGGCCGTGGTCTCTTCGCTCTCCCCATCAACCTCGCTTCCATTCTATCTCCTACCACCTCCCTCGGCGCCACAACGGCTCAGATACCCATCGCGAAGCTGCTCCTTGTCTTTGGCGCATTCTTCTACCTCTTCGCTCCCTTGCTGACCCCCAAGCCAAAGCTGAAGAAGAAGTCGCTGCCTGCGTTCCTCTTGGCTCCTGCACCATCCCTCGCCTCTCCGGTCGAGGTGCGCCGCAAAGCATGGCTGACCGCCATTCAAACCGTCTGGGTGCCTCAACACAACTTTGCACTGGAGCTCGCGGCGCTTCTTTTGAAAACGCTGAAGCTCAGCACACGCAGAATCATCGGCTGGCACGGTTACGCATACCTCACGGGTACTACAAAAGACCAGGAGGTTGCGAGGGTCAAGGCCTGGAACATTGCGCTGGATGCGCAGCTCACGGGCGGCGATGCAGAAATCAGCAAGAGTCGCCTTGTGCTGAGTTTGATGGCGTCTGGAACCCTGCCAGATACACCAGCACGACTCATGCTCAAAGCCCTGCACACTCGCGTGTTGCTCTGGGAGGCTTCGAGTGCCACGCACGGCGGATGGCGGGTAGTGGACGAGCTGAGCGCAAAGCTAGCCCGCAGCTACTGGAATGCGGCCCGTAGCGAGCACCGCATCGCTAGCCACCTGAAAGGCACAGAGGCAGAGCCACTGCCGGACCACTTGGCTGCTCTTATCGAGAGGGAGTGCGACGAAGTGCTGGTACCTTCGATCGTACAGCGCGCCTACAACCTCGCCTGGAACCGACCGAGCGCTGAAAACACGGTCGTTGATCCTTCCATGGACGGCGTTGTAGAGGATTTCGCCATCAGCTCGCCGCTCGACGCACTTGCCGCATGGCACTCGAGTCTTGTCCTGAACCGGGGTCTCGCTGCGTATCTTGCGGCGAAGACGGTCGACTCGACTCTCGACCTGGATCTTGCCCTTCAGACGGCACCCGCCAACTCACAAGCTCAGGTGCGGGCTTTGGTCGCAGATGCTGTCGTCTTCGACGAGGACCGCGACGCTCGCATTGCCAAAGCCCTCGAGGCACTTCCTACCCCGCCTTCTTCAAAGGCCAGCGAGACGGGTCTCAACCTCGTCGGCGACGCCACGGTCGCAGTCGACGTTCGCAAGGCCCTCACCATGGCCAAATGTCTATCCCTCATCGAATCCCCGCACCGCCACGCACACAAACGCGCCATCTACGTCGTCAACAACACATTCCTCCCCGAGTGCACAACCACGCTCCTCGGCTTCGTCGCCGGCTACAAGATCCTCGTCCGCTTCATGGAGGACGCGTCGCTGCAAGTCCAGACCAGCTCCGGCCTCGAGCGCATCACGTCTGCACTGCGCCTGTGGGTGGGCCGCGAGGCTGGCCGCCGCAGCGGCCTGTCGAACAAGGCCCGGACCAGGATCGTAGCGTACTGTGTCAAGAGCAGCAAGACGCTCGTCGGACTCGCCGAGGTCGATGTCGACGACGGGTATGCGAGTGCGAGTGTGAAAGACGACGAGACCTGCCAATAA
- a CDS encoding Glutamate--cysteine ligase encodes MGLLAIGTPLEWPEAKKVASHVRSWGIEQLLAIWRDYKGKERDALLWGDEIEYLVVCYDQNNRKVRLSLRQADILAALATDEKLLAEGGGVPDVQTGDTKGIANPAPVFHPEFGRFMLEATPGKPWGIGFKDLLDVEPNMRWRRKIAKEHMEATEFPITLTTFPRLGNKDSLIPDYPPSGPKLRSQFVPDEIANPHIRFPTLAANIRWRRGRKVQVNVPVFRDENTPWPWKDPTVNYDLHNWPEDDDVRNGAAPDNYIHMDAMAFGMGSCCLQITFQAKNIEEGRTMYDQLSPLGPILLALTAATPVYKGFLADTDVRWNQISRAVDDRTPEELGEKPLKNDRWRLPKSRYASNSTYISQDPRLRREYLDPDLIIDGDIKKRLVEGGMDEVLATHFAHLFIRDPIVVFNEDLKELDLDKADHFENLQSTNWQHMRFKPPPVGSEIGWRVEFRPMEIQITDFENAAFSIFIVLITRAILSFHLNLYIPITRVSENMETAHVRDAVSTQKFWFRKKPFSSHPSSRMHGTGTSTPADVPSRPASPGPVEEEYEQMSVNEIINGQHTDGGFPGLIPLVESYLNSMNVDVETRCELARYLDLIRKRADGRHWTAAKWIRHFVQTHADYKKDSVVSDEITYDLVKAAEQITKEEGRDGLGKEMLGSRR; translated from the exons ATGGGTCTACT TGCTATTGGAACACCGCTCGAGTGGCCTGAGGCTAAGAAGGTCGCCAGTCATGTCAGATCTTGGGGTATTGAA CAACTCCTGGCCATCTGGCGCGACTACAAAGGCAAAGAAAGAGATGCACTGCTATGGGGAGACGAG ATCGAGTACTTGGTGGTCTGCTATGATCAAAACAACCGCAAGGTTCGGTTGTCTCTTCGCCAGGCAGACATCCTTGCAGCGCTAGCTACGGATGAAAAGCTGCTTGCCGAAGGTGGTGGTGTTCCTGATGTACAGACAGGCGACACAAA AGGGATAGCCAACCCTGCACCCGTCTTTCATCCCGAGTTCGGGCGCTTCATGCTTGAAGCGACTCCCGGGAAACCGTGGGGTATTGGCTTCAAGGACCTCTTGGATGTCGAGCCGAACATGAGGTGGAG ACGCAAAATCGCAAAGGAGCATATGGAGGCGACGGAGTTCCCCATCACACTGACGACGTTTCCCCGACTTGGTAACAAGGACTCTCTGATCCCTGACTATCCGCCATCAGGACCAAAACTACGATCTCAGTTCGTGCCGGACGAGATTGCAAACCCACACATCCGCTTTCCCACCTTGGCCGCTAACATTCGCTGGCGGAGAGGCAGGAAAGTGCAGGTCAACGTGCCGGTGTTCAGGGATGAGAACACACCATGGCCTTGGAAGGATCCGACTGTCAACTACGACTTGCACAATTGGCCCGAGGATGACGATGTCCGTAATGGTGCTGCTCCAGACAACTACATCCATATGGATGCCATGGCTTTCGGTATGGGCAGCTGCTGCCTGCAGATTACGTTCCAAGCCAAGAACATTGAGGAAGGGCGGACGATGTACGATCAGCTCAGCCCACTGGGACCTATTCTGCTTGCACTCACTGCAGCTACACCCGTTTACAAGGGCTTCTTGGCCGACACCGATGTGCGCTGGAACCAGATTAGTCGAGCGGTTGATGATCGTACGCCAGAGGAGCTGGGAGAGAAG CCTCTCAAGAATGATCGCTGGCGGTTGCCCAAGTCTCGGTACGCATCCAACTCCACCTACATCTCTCAAGACCCGCGGTTACGGCGCGAGTACCTGGACCCTGACCTCATCATCGACGGCGACATCAAGAAACGTCTCGTCGAGGGCGGTATGGACGAGGTTCTGGCAACCCACTTTGCCCACTTATTCATCCGTGATCCCATTGTGGTCTTCAACGAAGACCTCAAGGAACTGGACCTTGACAAGGCCGACCACTTCGAGAACCTGCAATCCACCAACTGGCAACATATGCGCTTCAAGCCACCGCCAGTGGGCTCCGAGATTGGCTGGCGTGTTGAGTTCCGGCCGATGGAGATACAAATCACCGACTTTGAGAACGCGGCCTTTTCCATTTTCATCGTCTTGATTACGCGCGCGATCCTGTCCTTCCACCTGAACCTGTACATACCCATCACGCGCGTATCCGAGAACATGGAGACGGCACACGTTCGCGACGCCGTCTCGACGCAGAAGTTCTGGTTCAGAAAAAAGCCCTTCTCGTCGCATCCATCGAGCCGGATGCATGGAACTGGCACAAGCACACCAGCCGACGTGCCCAGCCGCCCAGCATCCCCTGGCCCTGTTGAGGAGGAGTACGAGCAGATGAGCGTCAACGAGATCATCAACGGGCAGCACACGGATGGCGGGTTCCCCGGACTCATCCCGCTCGTCGAGTCGTACCTCAACAGCATGAACGTTGATGTGGAGACGCGGTGCGAGCTGGCACGGTACCTGGACTTGATCAGGAAGCGGGCGGACGGAAGGCACTGGACGGCTGCGAAGTGGATCAGGCATTTTGTGCAGACGCACGCAGACTACAAGAAGGACAGTGTTGTCAGCGACGAGATTACGTACGACCTTGTCAAGGCGGCCGAGCAGATCACGAAGGAGGAGGGAAGGGACGGCCTCGGGAAGGAGATGTTGGGCTCACGACGGTAG
- a CDS encoding Glutamate--cysteine ligase, which yields MGRRGRTAVEKSKELSLTRVKIEYLVVCYDQNNRKVRLSLRQADILAALATDEKLLAEGGGVPDVQTGDTKGIANPAPVFHPEFGRFMLEATPGKPWGIGFKDLLDVEPNMRWRRKIAKEHMEATEFPITLTTFPRLGNKDSLIPDYPPSGPKLRSQFVPDEIANPHIRFPTLAANIRWRRGRKVQVNVPVFRDENTPWPWKDPTVNYDLHNWPEDDDVRNGAAPDNYIHMDAMAFGMGSCCLQITFQAKNIEEGRTMYDQLSPLGPILLALTAATPVYKGFLADTDVRWNQISRAVDDRTPEELGEKPLKNDRWRLPKSRYASNSTYISQDPRLRREYLDPDLIIDGDIKKRLVEGGMDEVLATHFAHLFIRDPIVVFNEDLKELDLDKADHFENLQSTNWQHMRFKPPPVGSEIGWRVEFRPMEIQITDFENAAFSIFIVLITRAILSFHLNLYIPITRVSENMETAHVRDAVSTQKFWFRKKPFSSHPSSRMHGTGTSTPADVPSRPASPGPVEEEYEQMSVNEIINGQHTDGGFPGLIPLVESYLNSMNVDVETRCELARYLDLIRKRADGRHWTAAKWIRHFVQTHADYKKDSVVSDEITYDLVKAAEQITKEEGRDGLGKEMLGSRR from the exons ATGGGGAGACGAGGTAGAACAGCTGTTGAAAAGAGCAAAGAGCTTTCGCTGACCAGGGTGAAGATCGAGTACTTGGTGGTCTGCTATGATCAAAACAACCGCAAGGTTCGGTTGTCTCTTCGCCAGGCAGACATCCTTGCAGCGCTAGCTACGGATGAAAAGCTGCTTGCCGAAGGTGGTGGTGTTCCTGATGTACAGACAGGCGACACAAA AGGGATAGCCAACCCTGCACCCGTCTTTCATCCCGAGTTCGGGCGCTTCATGCTTGAAGCGACTCCCGGGAAACCGTGGGGTATTGGCTTCAAGGACCTCTTGGATGTCGAGCCGAACATGAGGTGGAG ACGCAAAATCGCAAAGGAGCATATGGAGGCGACGGAGTTCCCCATCACACTGACGACGTTTCCCCGACTTGGTAACAAGGACTCTCTGATCCCTGACTATCCGCCATCAGGACCAAAACTACGATCTCAGTTCGTGCCGGACGAGATTGCAAACCCACACATCCGCTTTCCCACCTTGGCCGCTAACATTCGCTGGCGGAGAGGCAGGAAAGTGCAGGTCAACGTGCCGGTGTTCAGGGATGAGAACACACCATGGCCTTGGAAGGATCCGACTGTCAACTACGACTTGCACAATTGGCCCGAGGATGACGATGTCCGTAATGGTGCTGCTCCAGACAACTACATCCATATGGATGCCATGGCTTTCGGTATGGGCAGCTGCTGCCTGCAGATTACGTTCCAAGCCAAGAACATTGAGGAAGGGCGGACGATGTACGATCAGCTCAGCCCACTGGGACCTATTCTGCTTGCACTCACTGCAGCTACACCCGTTTACAAGGGCTTCTTGGCCGACACCGATGTGCGCTGGAACCAGATTAGTCGAGCGGTTGATGATCGTACGCCAGAGGAGCTGGGAGAGAAG CCTCTCAAGAATGATCGCTGGCGGTTGCCCAAGTCTCGGTACGCATCCAACTCCACCTACATCTCTCAAGACCCGCGGTTACGGCGCGAGTACCTGGACCCTGACCTCATCATCGACGGCGACATCAAGAAACGTCTCGTCGAGGGCGGTATGGACGAGGTTCTGGCAACCCACTTTGCCCACTTATTCATCCGTGATCCCATTGTGGTCTTCAACGAAGACCTCAAGGAACTGGACCTTGACAAGGCCGACCACTTCGAGAACCTGCAATCCACCAACTGGCAACATATGCGCTTCAAGCCACCGCCAGTGGGCTCCGAGATTGGCTGGCGTGTTGAGTTCCGGCCGATGGAGATACAAATCACCGACTTTGAGAACGCGGCCTTTTCCATTTTCATCGTCTTGATTACGCGCGCGATCCTGTCCTTCCACCTGAACCTGTACATACCCATCACGCGCGTATCCGAGAACATGGAGACGGCACACGTTCGCGACGCCGTCTCGACGCAGAAGTTCTGGTTCAGAAAAAAGCCCTTCTCGTCGCATCCATCGAGCCGGATGCATGGAACTGGCACAAGCACACCAGCCGACGTGCCCAGCCGCCCAGCATCCCCTGGCCCTGTTGAGGAGGAGTACGAGCAGATGAGCGTCAACGAGATCATCAACGGGCAGCACACGGATGGCGGGTTCCCCGGACTCATCCCGCTCGTCGAGTCGTACCTCAACAGCATGAACGTTGATGTGGAGACGCGGTGCGAGCTGGCACGGTACCTGGACTTGATCAGGAAGCGGGCGGACGGAAGGCACTGGACGGCTGCGAAGTGGATCAGGCATTTTGTGCAGACGCACGCAGACTACAAGAAGGACAGTGTTGTCAGCGACGAGATTACGTACGACCTTGTCAAGGCGGCCGAGCAGATCACGAAGGAGGAGGGAAGGGACGGCCTCGGGAAGGAGATGTTGGGCTCACGACGGTAG